A genomic region of Bernardetia sp. ABR2-2B contains the following coding sequences:
- a CDS encoding TM2 domain-containing protein, with translation MGNLILPPSLTRELPYAVTAQLSELPQEAQREFFEEYNRNARTTSIGYILHLLVFGTHYAYLNQWLLQFLYWFTAGGFFIWTFIDLFRIPAMIESHNNKVADQTLRHVLVKYRYGLKKPTTADAISDSNYSSAKGSRFMLRTPYDLQKKNTKKDNHIHLEKRSITKIRPIAPRILDAPEADPMRLSIVNIKAGYLVDFDLTTWETVQEWQFDWDNGNSGKEFRLINEKETLHLYLRNEGTQLHTILARKVNIHSIDRELEEEIQTNNRPPSVLNYQEIDYFRENTKTGWRHELTAKTSANKLTIWEYFDETMTFFMRVEQIENQTYKVTVGEVISPFEFSNVLPKE, from the coding sequence ATGGGAAATTTAATATTACCACCTTCACTCACTCGTGAACTTCCTTATGCCGTTACTGCTCAACTTTCAGAACTGCCACAGGAAGCACAACGGGAATTTTTTGAAGAATATAACCGAAATGCACGTACTACTTCGATAGGCTATATTTTGCATTTGCTTGTTTTTGGGACACATTATGCTTATCTCAATCAATGGCTCTTACAATTTTTATATTGGTTTACGGCAGGAGGTTTTTTTATATGGACATTTATAGATTTATTTAGGATTCCTGCAATGATAGAATCACATAACAACAAAGTAGCAGACCAAACACTTCGTCATGTACTTGTAAAGTATCGTTATGGACTCAAAAAACCAACAACAGCAGACGCTATTTCAGATTCTAACTATTCTTCGGCTAAAGGCTCACGATTTATGCTCCGAACGCCTTATGACTTGCAGAAAAAAAATACTAAAAAAGATAATCATATTCATTTAGAAAAACGAAGTATTACCAAAATCCGTCCGATTGCACCACGTATTTTAGATGCTCCAGAAGCTGACCCAATGCGATTGAGTATTGTAAATATAAAAGCAGGATATTTGGTAGATTTTGACCTAACGACATGGGAAACAGTACAAGAATGGCAATTTGATTGGGATAATGGAAATAGTGGAAAAGAGTTTCGTTTAATAAATGAAAAAGAAACGCTGCATTTGTATCTGCGAAATGAAGGCACTCAATTACATACTATTTTAGCTAGAAAGGTAAATATTCATTCTATTGATAGAGAATTAGAGGAGGAAATTCAGACAAATAACCGTCCTCCTTCGGTACTTAATTATCAAGAAATAGATTATTTTAGAGAAAACACAAAAACAGGTTGGAGACACGAACTGACAGCCAAAACAAGCGCAAACAAACTTACTATTTGGGAATATTTTGATGAAACAATGACATTTTTTATGCGTGTCGAACAAATTGAAAATCAAACCTATAAAGTAACTGTTGGAGAGGTAATTTCTCCCTTTGAGTTTTCGAATGTATTACCAAAAGAATAA
- a CDS encoding translation initiation factor, with translation MARDKKKKKRISTDGSGGGMVFSTNPDFEFQEEQEIETLPNEEQRLKVSLDRKHRKGKSVVLIENFEGKEEDLKSLAKEIKNHCGVGGSAKDGEIVIQGELLDKVKSFLKEKGFKGM, from the coding sequence ATGGCAAGAGATAAAAAAAAGAAAAAAAGAATTTCAACAGATGGAAGTGGTGGTGGAATGGTATTTTCTACTAATCCAGATTTTGAGTTTCAAGAAGAACAAGAAATCGAAACGCTTCCCAATGAAGAGCAAAGACTTAAAGTAAGTCTAGACCGTAAACACCGAAAAGGTAAAAGCGTTGTTTTGATAGAAAACTTTGAAGGAAAAGAAGAAGATTTGAAATCTTTAGCAAAAGAAATCAAAAATCATTGTGGCGTTGGTGGTTCTGCTAAAGATGGAGAAATAGTTATTCAAGGCGAATTATTAGACAAAGTAAAATCCTTCCTCAAAGAGAAAGGATTTAAAGGAATGTAA
- a CDS encoding DUF58 domain-containing protein: MMQELDIQAIRQFGNIEFLARQVVEGFISGLHKSPYHGFSVEFAEHRLYNTGESTRHIDWKVYARTDKLFVKRYEEETNLRAQLLIDVSPSMYYPREGQYENGKITFSIMAAASIAYMLQKQRDAIGATTFSDKLELQTPIKATSKHIHTLFLEFQRLLNVPAPNNKKTSTAKVLHEIAERLHKRSLVIIFSDMLDNMNETDELFAALQHLKHRHHEVLLFHVKDSKTETEFDFEDRPYIFTDVETGEKIKLQPAQVREYYREQTKAKEQALKLKSGQYKIDFVEVDIRQPMNKVLLPYLIKRAKMK, translated from the coding sequence ATTATGCAAGAATTAGATATACAAGCCATTCGCCAGTTCGGAAATATAGAGTTTTTGGCTCGTCAGGTAGTAGAAGGATTTATTTCAGGACTTCACAAATCGCCTTATCACGGTTTTTCAGTAGAATTTGCCGAACACCGTCTTTATAATACAGGAGAAAGCACTCGTCATATTGATTGGAAAGTCTATGCACGAACCGACAAACTTTTTGTAAAACGCTACGAAGAAGAGACTAATTTGAGGGCGCAACTTTTGATTGATGTTTCGCCTTCTATGTATTACCCTAGAGAAGGACAGTATGAAAATGGCAAAATTACTTTTTCTATTATGGCTGCTGCCTCTATCGCTTATATGCTTCAAAAACAGCGTGATGCTATTGGTGCAACCACTTTTTCGGATAAACTAGAACTTCAAACGCCTATAAAAGCGACCTCAAAACATATTCATACACTTTTTTTAGAGTTCCAAAGGTTATTAAATGTACCAGCTCCAAACAATAAAAAAACATCTACTGCAAAGGTTTTGCACGAAATAGCTGAGCGATTACACAAACGTTCTTTGGTTATTATTTTTAGTGATATGTTGGATAATATGAATGAAACAGATGAGCTTTTTGCAGCTCTTCAACACCTCAAGCATCGTCATCATGAGGTTTTGTTGTTTCATGTGAAAGACTCAAAAACAGAAACTGAGTTTGACTTTGAAGACCGTCCGTATATTTTTACAGACGTAGAAACAGGCGAAAAAATAAAACTTCAACCTGCTCAAGTTAGAGAATATTATCGTGAGCAAACTAAAGCAAAAGAACAGGCTCTAAAACTCAAAAGTGGACAGTATAAAATCGATTTTGTGGAGGTAGATATTCGTCAACCAATGAACAAAGTTTTGTTGCCTTATCTGATAAAACGAGCGAAAATGAAATAG
- a CDS encoding YceI family protein — protein sequence MFGFTFSNSSSYKETTNNTEVKQTIISSVTFKIKNAGIGVDGSFKGFQGTVDFNPDDLASSKFDVSVESKTVDTDNNTRDNHLREEEYFGVEKHPKISMKSTKIEKVSDGKYKATFNLTLKGKTKAVSFPFSYDKTTTGYKLKGSFEIDRRDYGVGGSSWILSDDVKVYIDLEVKN from the coding sequence ATGTTCGGATTTACATTTTCAAACTCTTCTTCTTATAAAGAAACAACAAACAATACAGAAGTAAAGCAAACTATTATTTCTTCTGTTACTTTCAAAATCAAAAATGCAGGAATTGGCGTTGATGGAAGTTTTAAAGGCTTTCAAGGAACAGTAGATTTTAATCCTGACGACCTTGCAAGTAGCAAATTTGACGTAAGTGTTGAATCTAAAACAGTTGATACAGATAATAATACGAGAGACAATCATTTGAGAGAAGAGGAATATTTTGGAGTAGAAAAACACCCAAAAATTTCAATGAAATCGACAAAAATAGAAAAAGTGAGTGATGGAAAGTATAAAGCCACTTTTAATCTTACTTTAAAAGGAAAAACAAAAGCAGTTTCATTTCCTTTTTCTTATGACAAAACAACCACAGGCTACAAACTAAAAGGCTCATTTGAAATAGACAGAAGAGATTATGGTGTTGGAGGTTCTAGCTGGATTCTTTCCGATGATGTAAAAGTATATATCGATTTAGAAGTAAAAAATTAA
- a CDS encoding DinB family protein, protein MNHSNIAVLKQLNELLTQLSDTEYSAALPIISQNTIGKHVRHILEFYTCLITGIENKSVDYDARKRNLELENYTEKALETSNFVSNILLNLDKKTELELFATLPHDRVKLASTVERELLYVLEHTIHHFAIIKIAVKNEFPHVKIADEFGVAYATLQHQEIITN, encoded by the coding sequence ATGAATCACTCAAATATAGCTGTTTTGAAGCAGCTCAACGAACTTCTTACTCAACTTTCAGATACAGAATATTCTGCTGCCTTGCCAATTATTTCTCAAAATACAATTGGAAAACACGTTCGACATATTTTAGAGTTTTATACCTGCCTTATTACAGGAATAGAAAATAAATCAGTAGATTATGATGCACGAAAACGAAATCTTGAATTAGAAAATTATACGGAAAAAGCACTAGAAACTTCAAATTTTGTCTCTAATATATTACTGAATTTAGATAAAAAAACAGAGTTAGAGCTTTTTGCAACACTTCCACACGATAGAGTAAAGTTAGCTTCTACCGTAGAAAGAGAGCTTTTATATGTTTTGGAACATACCATTCATCATTTTGCAATTATCAAGATTGCTGTCAAAAATGAATTTCCACATGTTAAGATAGCTGATGAATTTGGTGTTGCTTACGCAACTCTCCAACATCAAGAAATAATTACCAATTAA
- a CDS encoding aldehyde dehydrogenase family protein, whose translation MATMTETSAIQNVLNELGIKEHNTCYSTGLKWASTGSNRETRKIYSPADGKLIASVDMATKEDYDTVIKTAQEGFKKWRTLPAPQRGEIVRQIGEALRKHKDNLGKLVSYEMGKIYQEGLGEVQEMIDICDFAVGLSRQLHGFTMHSERPKHRMYDQYHPLGVVGIISAFNFPVAVWAWNSMLAATCGDASVWKPSEKTPFTALACQNIITDVLKENDVPEGIFSVIIGDATIGKAMAEDERLPLVSATGSTRMGKSVGATVGQRLGRSLLELGGNNAIIVTPEADLEMAIRAIIFGSVGTCGQRCTSTRRLILHDSVYDTIKERLINAYKNLPIGNPLDKDTLVGPLIDKDAVKGFENALKEVQAEGGKLICGGEVLEGEKYSSGTYVKPAIVEAKNEYKMVQEETFAPILYLLKYSGDVENAVAMQNDVRQGLSSAIFTKNMLEAEGFLAHWGSDCGIANVNIGTSGAEIGGAFGGEKDTGGGRESGSDAWKVYMRRQTNTINYGTELPLAQGIKFDI comes from the coding sequence ATGGCAACAATGACAGAAACCTCGGCAATACAAAATGTATTGAACGAATTAGGAATAAAAGAACATAATACTTGTTATTCGACAGGCTTAAAATGGGCTTCTACTGGCTCAAATAGAGAAACTAGAAAAATATATTCTCCTGCTGATGGAAAACTTATCGCATCAGTAGATATGGCAACAAAAGAAGATTACGATACAGTAATTAAAACGGCGCAAGAAGGATTCAAAAAATGGCGTACTCTTCCTGCTCCTCAACGTGGAGAAATTGTTCGTCAAATAGGTGAGGCTCTTCGTAAGCACAAAGATAATTTAGGTAAATTGGTAAGCTACGAAATGGGTAAAATTTATCAAGAAGGCTTGGGCGAGGTTCAAGAAATGATTGATATTTGTGATTTTGCTGTTGGACTTTCTCGCCAACTTCACGGCTTCACAATGCACTCTGAGCGTCCAAAACACCGTATGTATGACCAATATCACCCACTTGGTGTAGTTGGAATTATTTCAGCATTTAATTTTCCAGTAGCTGTTTGGGCTTGGAATTCGATGTTGGCTGCTACTTGTGGTGATGCTTCTGTGTGGAAACCATCTGAAAAAACTCCTTTTACGGCTTTGGCTTGTCAGAATATCATTACAGATGTTTTGAAAGAAAACGATGTTCCAGAAGGTATTTTCTCTGTAATTATTGGAGATGCAACTATCGGAAAGGCAATGGCAGAAGATGAGCGTTTGCCTTTGGTTTCTGCAACAGGTTCTACTCGTATGGGTAAATCAGTTGGTGCAACAGTAGGACAGCGTTTGGGTCGTTCTTTATTGGAGTTAGGTGGAAACAATGCAATTATTGTTACGCCAGAAGCCGATTTAGAAATGGCAATTCGTGCTATCATTTTTGGTTCTGTCGGAACGTGTGGACAGCGTTGTACCTCTACTCGTCGTTTGATTTTGCATGATTCTGTTTATGATACGATTAAGGAACGTTTGATTAATGCTTACAAAAACCTTCCTATCGGAAATCCATTAGATAAAGACACTTTAGTAGGACCACTTATCGACAAAGATGCTGTTAAAGGTTTTGAGAATGCACTTAAAGAAGTTCAAGCAGAAGGTGGAAAACTTATCTGTGGTGGCGAGGTTTTGGAAGGCGAAAAATATTCTTCTGGAACGTATGTAAAACCTGCAATCGTAGAAGCCAAAAATGAATACAAAATGGTACAGGAAGAAACGTTTGCACCAATTTTATATTTATTGAAATATTCTGGCGATGTAGAAAATGCAGTTGCTATGCAAAATGATGTTCGTCAAGGACTTTCTTCTGCTATTTTTACTAAAAATATGCTTGAGGCAGAAGGATTTTTAGCACATTGGGGTTCTGATTGTGGAATCGCTAACGTAAATATCGGAACATCAGGTGCAGAAATTGGTGGTGCTTTTGGTGGCGAAAAAGATACAGGTGGAGGACGTGAATCAGGTTCTGATGCTTGGAAAGTATATATGCGCCGTCAGACAAATACCATTAATTATGGAACAGAACTTCCTTTAGCTCAAGGAATCAAGTTTGATATATAA
- a CDS encoding SpoIIE family protein phosphatase — MDKLQAQAIPTTEHYSIYDYHAHPQNWSVVQDDIGRIYVANTKGILEYDGNSWTLIELPNLASVTALTKGKDGKIYVGATSEIGYLDSDSIGNKTYVSLLDKMNEQDKKFSTIWKAFSTSDGIVFQSFEKVFWYKNEKIKVIAPNSAFHLAFQIKGKDNENSELFVREWGKGLHSLTSKGLEFIAGSEIFADEKIYSILPKKTAHYFVVTEQKGIYTYNKNTGFLPFPTSADSLLKSSQVYCGTSLADGSYALGTRLAGILIFDSNFQFLYKISSKNGLKDDRVAYLYQDSNKQLWAALSNGIAYIDVASSFRYFDKNTDINRNILSISPPFNQSIYIGTVQGIFKSNADKAETIKEFQLLPYSERETWKLDVYKDILLGAQNPGIAWIGERGVEELLAASNPFIQDFALVKNDTSHLIAASIEGLLLLRWQNNHWIFVDKIKGFSGAATKIIQDENNDFWVSDYNRGIFRLQLGTDLLTVTHSEFFGELNGLPKNQGNHVFQLDEKAIFGTLEGIYGFSENTFSPHPVFENLIEKRAITIFEKDKKDNLWIVTQNEQNKFSSSQTLLVQLKKTDSTYQRYDAPFYKIKQIIQAVRPVDENLVLIGTNEGLISYNPLNTIADKQPFSAFITQIEHSGSRDSLLFSTDFILNQENNKQNNLSETKPVKLPYALNSLRFSFGSSFFEQRSEVYYQTKLEPLDKGLSNWTNDNNWSSWTTETQDKFTNLSEGDYMFRLRAKNLYGVESKEVTFRFTIKTPWFRHPLFYLFIVLVLGFLVQYGVKIYTKRLKSEKNLLENTVRERTEDMRQAYFNTRVLSKLGQEITSTRSIDEITDMIYQHVSKLMDASVFAIGIHNEENETLEFPVAIENGEKLPFHFENLDDTGRFAVWCFLNEQDLFINDSEVDYELYMSHRPKTTVGKAAPSLIYLPLKIKKKVIGVITVQSFEKNAYNDYHLNLLRSLAVYTGIAIENANSYHQINEQKDIIQDKNKQLISSINYAKRIQNAILPPLETIQEEFEDTFVLFLPRDIVSGDFYYFNKINGKSIISAIDCTGHGVPGAFMSMIGYELLNEIILAKHITNPAKILDALHEGISKGLRQEQTFTQDGMDMTLCTWDEKTKVLEVAAARNQLYLFNSEDKERFFELGADRQSIGGKMNEDFEFKSHQVQIQKNDTIYLLTDGYQDQFGGLQDRKYLRRRLREFLQNNQHLSMTQQRRALQRELTEWKGNAEQVDDILIIGIRF, encoded by the coding sequence GTGGATAAACTACAAGCACAAGCTATTCCGACAACAGAACATTATAGTATCTATGATTATCATGCCCACCCTCAAAACTGGTCTGTTGTTCAAGATGATATTGGTAGAATCTATGTAGCAAATACAAAAGGAATTTTGGAATATGATGGAAATAGCTGGACACTTATCGAATTACCTAATTTGGCAAGTGTAACAGCACTCACAAAAGGAAAAGATGGGAAAATTTATGTCGGAGCGACATCAGAAATAGGCTATTTAGATTCAGATTCAATAGGAAACAAAACTTACGTTTCTCTATTAGATAAAATGAATGAACAAGACAAAAAATTCTCTACAATTTGGAAAGCATTTTCTACTTCAGATGGTATTGTATTTCAGTCTTTTGAAAAGGTTTTTTGGTATAAAAACGAAAAAATTAAAGTTATTGCTCCTAATTCGGCTTTTCATTTAGCTTTTCAGATTAAAGGAAAAGACAATGAAAATAGTGAATTATTTGTTAGAGAATGGGGAAAGGGATTGCATAGCCTTACTTCAAAAGGCTTAGAGTTTATTGCAGGAAGTGAAATTTTTGCAGACGAAAAAATCTATTCTATTCTCCCTAAAAAAACAGCTCATTATTTTGTTGTAACCGAGCAGAAAGGAATTTATACTTATAATAAAAACACAGGTTTTTTACCTTTTCCTACTTCGGCAGATTCTCTTTTAAAATCAAGTCAAGTATATTGTGGAACTTCACTTGCTGATGGAAGCTATGCGCTAGGTACACGCCTAGCAGGAATTTTGATTTTTGATTCCAATTTTCAGTTTCTTTATAAAATATCTTCAAAAAATGGTTTGAAAGATGATAGAGTAGCCTATCTATATCAAGATTCTAATAAGCAACTTTGGGCTGCCCTTAGCAACGGAATCGCTTATATTGATGTTGCTTCGTCCTTCCGTTATTTTGATAAAAATACTGACATAAACAGAAATATTTTGAGTATTTCTCCTCCTTTCAATCAAAGTATTTATATCGGAACCGTACAAGGAATATTCAAATCAAATGCTGACAAAGCAGAAACAATAAAAGAATTTCAACTCTTGCCCTATTCAGAACGAGAAACTTGGAAGCTTGATGTATATAAAGATATACTTTTGGGAGCGCAAAACCCTGGTATTGCGTGGATAGGAGAACGAGGTGTAGAAGAGCTTCTAGCTGCCAGTAACCCATTTATTCAAGATTTTGCATTAGTGAAAAACGATACTTCTCACTTAATTGCAGCTTCTATTGAAGGTCTTTTACTTTTGAGGTGGCAAAACAATCATTGGATTTTTGTAGATAAAATTAAGGGTTTTTCAGGTGCAGCTACCAAAATCATTCAAGATGAGAACAACGACTTTTGGGTAAGTGATTATAACAGAGGAATTTTTAGACTTCAATTAGGTACAGACTTACTAACTGTTACACATTCTGAATTTTTTGGAGAGCTTAATGGACTTCCCAAAAATCAAGGAAATCATGTCTTTCAGCTTGATGAAAAAGCTATTTTTGGTACTTTAGAAGGAATTTATGGGTTTAGTGAAAATACATTTTCGCCACATCCTGTTTTTGAAAACTTGATAGAAAAAAGAGCCATTACCATTTTTGAGAAAGATAAAAAAGATAATCTGTGGATAGTAACTCAAAATGAACAAAATAAATTTAGTAGTTCTCAAACGCTACTTGTTCAACTCAAAAAAACAGATTCTACCTACCAAAGATATGATGCTCCTTTTTATAAAATAAAGCAAATCATTCAGGCAGTTCGTCCAGTTGATGAAAATCTAGTTTTGATTGGTACAAATGAAGGACTAATTTCGTACAACCCTCTTAATACGATTGCAGACAAACAGCCATTTTCTGCTTTTATTACGCAGATAGAGCATAGTGGTTCAAGAGATTCTTTACTTTTCTCTACTGATTTTATTCTTAATCAAGAAAATAATAAACAGAATAATTTGTCAGAAACTAAACCTGTAAAATTACCTTATGCACTTAATTCGCTACGTTTTAGTTTTGGAAGTTCATTTTTTGAGCAACGTAGTGAAGTCTATTATCAAACTAAATTAGAACCCTTAGACAAAGGCTTATCTAATTGGACAAACGATAACAACTGGTCATCTTGGACAACCGAAACACAAGATAAGTTTACCAATCTTTCAGAGGGAGACTATATGTTTCGTCTTAGAGCAAAAAATCTATATGGTGTAGAAAGCAAAGAAGTTACTTTCAGATTTACTATCAAAACGCCTTGGTTTAGACACCCTTTATTTTATCTTTTTATTGTTCTTGTTCTTGGGTTTTTAGTTCAATATGGAGTAAAAATTTACACCAAACGACTAAAATCTGAAAAAAACCTTTTAGAAAATACTGTTAGAGAGCGTACTGAAGATATGCGTCAAGCGTATTTTAATACTCGTGTTTTGAGTAAACTAGGACAGGAAATTACCTCTACTCGTTCGATTGATGAAATTACAGATATGATTTATCAACATGTCAGTAAATTAATGGATGCTTCTGTTTTTGCTATCGGTATTCATAATGAAGAAAATGAAACGCTAGAATTTCCTGTGGCAATAGAAAATGGCGAAAAACTACCTTTTCACTTCGAAAATTTGGATGATACAGGGCGTTTTGCTGTATGGTGTTTTTTAAATGAACAAGACCTTTTCATAAATGATAGTGAAGTGGATTATGAACTTTATATGTCGCATCGTCCAAAAACAACTGTTGGAAAAGCTGCTCCTTCACTTATTTATCTTCCTCTCAAAATCAAGAAAAAAGTAATTGGAGTAATTACAGTACAGAGTTTTGAGAAAAATGCCTATAATGATTACCATCTCAATTTATTACGTAGTTTGGCTGTTTATACAGGAATTGCGATTGAAAATGCAAACTCTTATCATCAAATTAATGAACAAAAAGATATTATTCAAGATAAAAACAAGCAGCTTATTTCAAGTATCAATTATGCAAAACGTATTCAGAATGCTATTCTTCCACCTTTAGAAACAATTCAAGAAGAGTTTGAAGATACTTTTGTTTTATTTTTGCCTCGTGATATTGTAAGTGGGGATTTTTATTATTTCAATAAAATAAATGGAAAATCTATCATTAGTGCTATCGATTGTACAGGTCATGGCGTTCCAGGGGCATTTATGTCTATGATAGGTTATGAGCTTTTGAATGAAATTATTTTAGCTAAACATATTACAAACCCTGCCAAAATATTAGATGCTCTGCATGAAGGAATTTCTAAGGGATTACGTCAAGAACAAACCTTTACACAAGATGGAATGGACATGACACTTTGTACGTGGGACGAAAAAACAAAGGTTTTGGAAGTGGCTGCTGCAAGAAATCAATTATATCTGTTCAATTCGGAAGATAAAGAGAGATTTTTTGAATTAGGAGCTGATAGGCAATCCATAGGAGGAAAAATGAATGAGGATTTTGAGTTCAAATCACATCAAGTTCAGATTCAAAAAAACGATACTATTTATTTACTTACCGATGGTTATCAAGACCAATTTGGAGGGCTGCAAGATAGAAAATACTTACGTCGTCGTTTGAGAGAGTTTTTACAAAACAACCAGCATCTTTCTATGACTCAACAGCGCAGAGCCTTACAGAGAGAACTCACAGAATGGAAAGGTAATGCTGAACAAGTAGATGATATTTTGATTATCGGCATTCGATTTTAA
- a CDS encoding hemerythrin domain-containing protein translates to MENKGNSKKENNTALKPTENITDLVSKNYIYAATLHYFGIDFYNHRHQTLAQSCAEKGIDATLLIKQLEEAVSKKKDAYSSKVINQNISHYPVELVIDYLKHSHRIFMRRSLPYMSKLVDDCDSSRFENKYKSIIEDLKIAFPLFAEDFIHHIFEEEDSLFDYISLLDNAFYEKIPMTKVFYPMQEHSISRFLRQHQQDDDEMKGIRELTQNYKTSKDTPLLIKVLYSELKDFEEELQLHADIENRVLLPKALKLELKLKQSITEKSKFN, encoded by the coding sequence ATGGAAAATAAAGGTAATAGTAAAAAAGAAAATAATACTGCTCTCAAGCCTACCGAAAATATAACTGATTTAGTTTCAAAGAACTATATTTATGCTGCTACGCTTCATTACTTTGGAATAGATTTTTATAATCATAGGCATCAAACATTGGCTCAAAGCTGTGCAGAAAAGGGAATTGATGCTACATTATTGATAAAGCAATTGGAGGAAGCAGTTAGTAAAAAGAAAGATGCTTACTCTTCAAAGGTAATAAATCAAAATATTTCTCACTATCCTGTTGAGCTTGTCATTGATTACTTGAAGCACTCACACCGTATTTTTATGCGCCGTAGTTTGCCTTATATGTCAAAGCTGGTTGATGATTGTGATAGTAGTAGATTCGAAAATAAATACAAATCCATTATAGAGGATTTGAAAATTGCCTTCCCATTGTTTGCAGAAGATTTTATTCATCATATTTTTGAAGAAGAAGATTCGCTCTTCGATTATATTAGTCTTTTAGATAATGCTTTCTATGAAAAAATACCGATGACAAAGGTGTTTTATCCGATGCAAGAGCATTCTATTTCTCGTTTTTTACGTCAGCACCAACAAGATGATGATGAAATGAAGGGAATTAGGGAACTTACACAAAATTATAAAACAAGTAAAGATACGCCTCTTTTAATAAAAGTATTATATTCAGAATTGAAAGATTTTGAAGAAGAATTACAACTTCATGCAGATATTGAAAACAGAGTTTTACTTCCTAAAGCATTAAAATTAGAACTAAAATTAAAACAAAGTATAACAGAAAAAAGTAAGTTTAACTGA
- a CDS encoding response regulator transcription factor, which yields MHNILLAEDDHNLGQILSEYLEIKGFGVTLARDGKEALDAFFKEDNVFDICILDVMMPNIDGFTAAKEIRKIDKHTPIVFLTAKGMKEDRIEGLQIGADDYMTKPFSMEELLLRVQAILRRTIVTDSSPALRKFNIGELLFDYDAQLLKNNEGEDTKLTSKETELLRMLCENKNQTLERSKALNEIWGDDNYFNARSMDVYVTKLRKYLRADAHLKILNVHGTGFKLVELDESSIS from the coding sequence ATGCACAATATATTGTTAGCCGAAGACGACCACAATTTAGGTCAAATTTTAAGTGAGTATTTAGAAATCAAAGGATTTGGTGTTACACTTGCCAGAGATGGAAAAGAAGCATTAGATGCCTTTTTTAAAGAAGATAACGTTTTTGATATTTGTATCTTAGATGTTATGATGCCAAATATAGATGGCTTTACGGCAGCTAAAGAAATCAGAAAAATAGATAAGCATACTCCTATTGTATTCTTGACAGCAAAAGGAATGAAGGAAGACCGTATTGAAGGACTTCAAATTGGAGCAGACGATTATATGACAAAGCCTTTTTCGATGGAAGAGCTTCTTCTTCGTGTACAGGCAATTTTGCGTCGTACTATCGTTACAGATAGCTCTCCTGCACTTCGTAAATTCAATATTGGTGAGCTTCTTTTTGATTATGACGCACAGCTTTTGAAAAATAATGAAGGAGAGGATACAAAACTCACTTCGAAAGAAACTGAACTTTTACGTATGCTTTGTGAAAATAAAAATCAAACGTTAGAGCGTTCAAAAGCTTTAAACGAAATTTGGGGCGATGATAATTACTTCAATGCTCGTAGTATGGATGTTTATGTAACAAAATTACGTAAATATCTTCGTGCAGATGCTCATCTCAAAATTTTGAATGTTCATGGCACAGGTTTCAAATTAGTTGAGCTTGATGAGAGTTCTATTTCATAA